The following is a genomic window from Streptomyces chrestomyceticus JCM 4735.
GGCATCCACGGTTACGCGCAGCAGAAGGACGCACACCTCAAGAGGCTGCGCCGGATCGAGGGCCAGATCCGCGGCCTCCAGCGGATGCTGGAAGAAGATGTGTACTGCATCGACATACTCACCCAGGTGTCGGCGAGCACCAAGGGCCTGCAGTCCTTCGGCCTCCAGCTCCTGGAGGAGCACCTGCGGCACTGCGTCGCCGACGCCGCCGTCAAGGGCCCCGAGGCCATCGACGAGAAGGTCAAGGAAGCCACCAAGGCCATCGAGCGGATGCTGCGCACCTGACCGCGGCCGCCGCCGGACGCCGGTGCCCCGCACCGTCACGCCCGGCGCCGCCGCCCTGTCACCTGGGGTTTCCGGGTCCGTGACCCGTTCGCGCGCGGTCCGCGTCCACGTCCAGCACCTCGTCGATACGGTCCGAGCTGAGCCGATCCTCGCTCGCGGCGGCCGCCGCGATCATCAACTCACCAGTCAGGTCGATCTCGACGAGGGCTACGTGGTCCTGAACCGTCGAGTTGCGGTGTCCGGCCACGTACAACACCTCCTCCTTCGAGCGCCTCCCCACTCTTCTGGTGGTTACCGCCCAGAGTAGGTACGGGCGCACGCTCCGCGCATGGCACGGATGGACCATTTCCGCCAGTTCGCACAAGCCGTGGACATGTGCCCCGGAGGCGCTGTCCGGCCCTCTGGTCCGGATCCGCCGACCGCACCGCCCGGCCGCCCGCGACGACCGCGCCGGTGCCCGTGACGGCCGCCCTCAGCCGCCCGTGGCGGCCGCGCTCAGCCGCCTGCGGCGGCGACCTTGCCCGTGTAGATGTCGTCCCGGTCGGGCAGCCGGACCGGAACCGGCGCCCCGAAGCCGTACAGCGTGGTGGTGGAGGTCACCGACGTCCCGCCCCTCGTGCCGTTGGCGAAGCGGAAGCGCTGGCGCACCTTGCGCAGCCGCCCGGCGTCGTCCAGAAACGCGTCGAAGGCCACCACGTCGGTGGTGAAGCCTTTCTCCGCCGCGGTCAGCGCGGGCCGGACCGCCGGGGACGCCGCGCGCGCCGCCGACCCGATGTCCGTCGTCCCGCTGAAGTGCCGCACCGGGATGCCGTCCAGCCGCTCCCGCCCCTCGTACGTCACCTCCCGCACCCCCCGCAGCAGCTCGGCGGCGGCCATCGGATCGGTCGCGCCGCCGGTGACGAGGTTGCCGTCGGCCAGCGAGGCGGTGTCCACCCGCACCCACTTGTCGGCCGGCACGCCCGCCCCGCGGTTCTTCATGTACAGCGCGGACGGCGTGAGGATCTCAGTGATCGTGCGCTGCGCGCCGCTCCCGTCGCCGGTGTCCGGAAGCCGTACGTTCAGCTTCCCGGTCCGCTTGCGGTAGTCGTGGCCGCCGGTCCCCCGGATGGCGACCCGGGTGCCGCCGCTGACCGTCTCCAGCTCCGTGCGCACCCGGGAGGTGCCGGCCCGGACCAGCGCGTCGGCGCCGGCGCGCAGGGCCGCGGCGTAGTCCGTACGGCCGGACGGGGCACCGGCGTCCGCCGGGCCGGCGGCATCCCGCGGCCCGGCGGACGGACGGCTGCCCGGTGGGCGGGCACGGTCGGTGAAGGGCGGACCGGCCGCGGACCCGCCCACCGGGCCGTCTGCGGAGCGGCCGGCCGAGGCGTGGTCGTCGGCCGCCGCCCCGTTGGGGGAGCAGCCCGTGGTGAGCAGCCCGGCCACCAGGCCCACCCCGCACACGGCGGCCGCGACGGCACCGCCTCGCCTGTCCTGCACCACCATCGCGTACGAGCCCCCTCGGCCGCTCTGCTCGTGAAGTAGCGGACCGGGATGTTCCGGTTGTCCGGACCACCACGACCCGTTCCGTTCAACGACTGTTCAGCCCGCTTCGTCACGCCCGTACACCCCGGGCGCGTAGCGTGGCGCCGTGCAGGACCGAGCAGCGCAGGAGCCGACAGCGCCGCCCTCCGGGGCGCCCGACCACCGGACCACCACCACCGAACGAGGTTCGTTCTGCCTGGCCCGCTGCAGTTGCGGCTGGCACGGCCCGGCGCGCCGGGCCCGCTCCCAGGCACGGACGGACGCGGAACAGCACCACCGGGCGGGGTGAACGACGGCCCGTCCGGCCGGCGGGCCCTTCCACTCGTGACCGCCCGTGAAGCCCCGTCAGCACGCCCCTGGAACCTCCCCGGGCCCCCGCCTCATCTGGGTAGGGGGAAGCATCCACGGCGCGCGGACCCGCAGAGGGTTCCAAAAGGGGCAGTTCACAATGAAGCGGCGCACGATACTGGCAGCCGGCGGCGGACTCGCGGCGGCGACCGCCGGCTTTACCACCGCCTGCAGCACCGAAACCGGCCACGCGAACGCCCCCGGCGGCGCCGCGTCCGGCGGCGTCGGCCTCAACACCAGCTCGCAGGCGGGCCGGCCCCCGGCCGCCAAGGCATCGTGGGACGCACTGCGCAAAAGCCTCGACGGCAAGCTGATACGCGCCGGCGAAGCCTCGTACGACGCCGCCCGCCGCCTCTACAACACCCGTTATGACAACCTGAAGCCCGCGGCCGTCGCCTACGTCCGCCACCCGGCCGACATAGCCGAGTGCCTGTCCTTCGCCCGCCGCTACAACGCCCCCGTCGCGATACGCAACGGGGGTCACTCGTATGCCGGTTGGTCCAGCGGCAACGGCAAGCTGATCATCGACGTCTCCGCGCTGAACTCGGTCTCCGCGCCCTCCGGCGGCATCACCCGCATCGGCGCCGGCGCCAAGCTCATCGAGGTCTACGAGGGCCTCGGCAAGCACAACGTCACGATCCCCGGCGGCTCCTGCCCGTCCGTCGGCATATCCGGCCTGACCCTCGGCGGCGGCCACGGCGTCGCGTCCCGCGCCTACGGCCTGACCTGCGACAGCCTCGTCGGCGCCACCGTCGTCACCGCCGACGGCAAGACCGTCGAGTGCGACGCCAAGCGCAACAGCGACCTCTTCTGGGCGCTGCGCGGCGCCGGGAACGGCAACTTCGGCGTGGTCACCGAACTGCGCTTCCGCACCCACGTGGCCCCCCGCTCGGTCATGGCCTACATGACCTGGCCCTGGGCCAAGGCCACCGCCCTGCTGCGCTCCTGGCAGGAGTGGGGCCCCACCCAGCCCGACGAGATCTGGTCGTCCCTGCACCTGGACGCGCACCCCGGCGGCACCCCGACCGTCTCCGTCGCCGCCTTCTCCCTCGGCTCCTACGGCGACCTCCAGAACGCCGTCGACAAGCTGGCCGACCGCGCGGGCGGCCCCGGGCCCGCGAAGTCCGTACGTCTGACGCCCACCTCGTACCTCGACGCGATGGAGTCCTACGCGGGCTGCTCCACCAAGTCCACCGAGCAGTGCCACCTGCCGGGCGCCCTCCCCGGCCGCAGCGCCACCGGCAAGCTCGCCCGCGAGACGTACGCGGCCCGCTCCGACTTCTACGACCGCTCGCTGGACGCGGCCGGCATCCGCGCCCTGCTCGGCCAGATCGAGGCCGCGAGCCGCAAGGGCGTCGGCGGCAACGCGTCGCTGACCGCGCTGGGCGGCGCGATCAACCGGGTCCGCCCCACCGACACCGCCTTCGTGCACCGCCGCTCGCGCTTCCTCGCGCAGTACCTCGCGTCCTGGAAGGCGGGCGGCACCGGCGCCGCGCAGAGCTCCTGGCTGGACGGCATCCACGGCGCGATGCGGCGCTACGCCTCGGGCGCCGCCTACCAGAACTACACGGACGCGGCCCTGACCGACTGGAAGAAGGCGTACTACGGCCCGGCGGTCGGCCGCCTCACCGAGCTGAAGCGGCAGTACGACCCGAACGGGCTGTTCAGGACGTTCCCGCAGGCCCTGTGACGGCGCGTCCGCCCCGTCGGCGGGGGTGACGGCACCTCCGCCCCCCATACGCCGAGGGAGGACCGGGCTGTCGGCCCCGGTCCTCCCTCGGCGTCCGTTCTTCGGCGTCCGTTCCGCGTCGTCCCCGGCTACGCCGCCAGGTCCTCGTCCCGCTCCTCGCGCGCCACCGGCGGTACGGCCGTCACCGGCTCGGCGACCGCGCGGGGCGCCGGGCCGCCGGCCCGGACGAGCCACCAGGCGGGCGAGCGCCCCACGGCCGTCGCCACCGGGATCAGCATCGCCTGCGCCACCGGCGCCAGCAGCAGCGCCACCGCCGTACCGAGCGCGAAGCCGCCGATGACGTCCGTCGGGTAGTGCACTCCCATGTAGACCCGGCAGAAGCCCTCCAGCAGCGCCAGGCCGATGCCGATCAGCCCGTACACGCGGTGCGCGATGAACAGCCCCACGCCGACCGCCATGGTCAGCGTCGCGTGGTCACTCACGAACGAAAAATCCGTCTTGCCGGGAATGAGTACTTCCAGTCCGGCGTGGACCCGGAACGGCCGGGGCCGCTCCACCACCGCCCGGATCGGAATGTTGGCCAGCAGCGCCACCCCGGCGGCCAGCGGCGCCCAGACCAGGCCCGCCACCGCGCCCGGCGCGTCCGGCCGCCGGCGCGCACCCCACCAGGCGATCAGGCACAGCACGGCGAGCGCGGCGATGAGGCCGTACTCCCCCACGAACTTCGTGGCGCGGTTGAGCCACTCCGGCGCGTCCTTCGCGAGGCTGTTGATGCCGTCGAGCACGTCCACATCGGGGTTCGACCCGTCCATTGCGAGTCCAGCCATCTGCCGCGGCCCCTTACCTTTCGCGCGCGCGAGCGCCGTGTGAGTGCTGCCAACCCCCGTGGTCGTCGGGCGTGGCCGGATTTCCACGGCCTCGCCATGTCTCCATGCCCAGGAAACGCGATGGGCAGCCGAGCCGTTCCAGCTTCCACCGGATGATCACCAGGACGTTATCGAAGAGAGACTGATGTCCGCAGTTCAGGGCCCCATGTTCACGCAGCGTTCGGCCGGGGCAGCGCTTTCGCGCCATCTTCGGTGACACGGGTCGCACCGATGTAGTCCGGTGTGTCGATCTTGTCGAACCGGATCACCGCGCCCGTGTACGGAGCATTGATCATGTAGCCGCCGCCCACATAGATCCCCACGTGGTGGATGGACCGCGGATCGTTCAGATCGTGTGCGAAGAACACCAGGTCCCCGGGGAGCAGCTCGTCCCGCTTCGGGTGCGGCCCGGCGTTCCACTGGTCGTTCGCCACCCGGGGCAGCTCGATGTCCACCGAGTGGTATGCCGCCTTCGTCAGCCCCGAGCAGTCGAACCGCCCGTCCTGGTCCGGCGTACCGTTCCCGCCCCACAGGTACGGCTTGCCGAGCTGCTCCTGCGCGAAGGTGATCGCGGCGGCCGCCTGCCGGGACGCCGGGACCCGCCCCACCGGTGCCTCGAAACTCTTGGCGAGGGTCGTGATGATCTTCACGTAGTTCTGCGTCTCGCTGATCGCCGGCACCCCGCCGGCCTTGATCACCCGGTAGGCGCCCGCGTTGTACGCCGCCAGCATGTTGTGCGCCGGGTCGCCGGGCACGTCCTTCACGTACTTCGCCAGCTCGCAGTCGTACGACGCCGCCGACGGGATCGCGTCCGCCGGGTCCCACACGTCCCGCCGGCCGTCCCCGTTGCCGTCGATGCCGTGCGAAGCCCAGGTACCGGGGATGAACTGGGCGATACCCTGCGCCGCCGCCGGGCTCTGCGCCCTCGGGTTCCAGCCGCTCTCCTGGTAGAGCTGGGCGGCCAGCAGCGCCGGGTTGATGGCGGGACACAGATTGCCCCACTTCTGCACCAGCGGCTGGTACGACGCCGGCACCGCGCCCTTCGCCAGCCCCACCGCCCGGCCCGCGCCGCCCGCCAGGCCCGCGGCGGCCGTGTACGTGCCCACCACGAGCAGCGCGAGGAAGCAGAGCACCAGCCCGACCCCGACCCCACCGGCCACCCAGTATTTGCGCACCCCTCAACCCTCCCCCAAACGGGCGCGTTTCACCGCCGTTTTCGTCATGTACCTCACCACACCCGGCTGTACGGGCCGCTTCCCGCGCTCCCGGCAGTCCGCCCCGGGCGCGCGGCCCTGCCCCGCTCCCGCCCCTTCACTCCCCCAACTCGAACCAGACCGACTTCCCGCCGCCCGGCCCGTGCCGGCACACCCCCCAGTCGTCGGCACAGGCCCCCACCAGGTACAGCCCGCGCCCGCCCGTCGCACCGTGCCCGCACCACCGCCGCTCCGGCAGCCCCGGCGCCCCGTCGTGCACCAGCACCCGCAACATGCCCGGCCCCGGCCACTCCCCGTACAGCGTCACCGGCTCCGAACAGCCACCGCTGCGGCAGGCATTGACCGCGTTCGTCACCACCTCGGACGTCAGCAGCAGCGCGGTGTCGGCCAGCCCGCCCCGCCCGGCGGTCCGCACCGCCGTACGCACCGCGTCCCTGGCCGTACGCACCCACCCCGGATCCGGCGGAAAGACGAGCGAGAAGTCACCGGCCGTGAGCGGCCGGCACGCGGCCTCGGTGCTGGGACACATGACGTGGCCTCCTGGGGTCACCGGGCCCGGGCCGCGCGGGGCGCACGGGGGTGGGCCTGTGCCGTCGAAGCTAAGGACGAGGTTGAGGTAGTTGCAACCGAGACCCCGGAATCTCCCTCGGACGAGTGGCAGCCCGCCCCAACCGTGGCCCGCCGCCGCGAGATCGCGCCAAACTGCGCCCGGACCCCGAGGAGGAACCCATGGCCCCCAGAAGCCAGCCCACCGAGCGCCAACGCCGCCTCGGCGCCGAGCTGCGCAAACTCCGCCTCGCCGCGGGCCTCTCCGGCGACCGGGCCGCCGCCCTGATCGACGCCGACCGCCAGCGCATGAGCCACATCGAAAGCGGCCGCGTCGACGTCCCGCGCAACGGCCTCTACCACCTCCTGCGCTCCTACGGCTGCCCGGAGGGCCCTCTGTTCGAGGCGCTGATGGCGATGGCGCAGGACCGGGGGAAGGGGTGGTGGGACGCGTACCGGGACGTGATGGACAGGCGCGCCTTGGATCTGGCGGAACTGGAAGCACGCTCCACCGCCATCCGTATGCACGAACCCTCCGTCGTGCCGGGCATGCTGCAGACCGCCGATTACGCCCGCGCGATGTGCGTCATGGCGGAGGGAACCGACCGGAACGAGGCGATCGACCGCTACGTCGACTTCCGTATCGCCCGCCAGCACATCATCGGGCCGGGGACCGGGACGCCGTACCACGCGGTGATCCACGAAGGCGCGCTGCGCACGCTGATCGGCAGCGCGGACATCATGCGCAGGCAATTGCGCCGGCTGATCGAGGTCGCGCGCCTGCCGCACGTGACCATCCAGGTGTTTCCCTTCACCGCAGGCGGCTTCGCCGCGTACAGCCGCCTGTTCTCCCTGTTCAGCGGGGCGGCGCCGGAACTCGACACGGTTCGGCTGGAGCAGCCGCTCGGCCCGGTCCTGCTCCACGACAAGCAGTACGTCGACAAGTACTCCGGGATCTTCACCAAGCTGTCCGAACTCGCTCTGCCGCGTGTTGACCCGGAGACAAAGCCCGAGTCTCATGAGGGCCGGGACTCCCTGACTCTGATCCACCACCTTGTGTACACGTTGTAAGGAACCACCATGTCGCAGCTCGTCTGGCGCAAGTCTTCGTACAGTGCGCACCCCCAGGACGACTGCGTGGAGGTGGCCGCGAACCCGAACGGACCGATCCTCTACCGGGAGAGCGACCGACCAGGGGAAATCGCCCGCGCCAGGCCGCACACCTGGTCCGCTTTCCTCGACTGCGTGAAGGCCGGCTCGTACGACAGCGTCAACACCCACTAGCCCGGAGCGACCGATGCACCGAATCGCGCGCACATGGCAGAAGTCGTCGTACAGCACCCACGGCAACGACGACTGCGTAGAGGTGGCCGCGAGCGCGAACGGGCCGGTGCTCTACCGGGAGAGCGACCGGCCAGGGGTGGTCGCCCGTGTGAGTGCCCACACCTGGGCCGCGTTCCTCCGGGACGTCAAGGCGGGCAGCGGACGCCCGGAGCGGCACGTGCCCGTCCCCTGACCGACCCTGACGGGCCGTAAAGTCCTCCGCGTACGAGTGAGTGCACGAGGCCACCGCCCACTGCGGGCCCGACGGAGGAACCGATGCCGACCACCCCCACTCCCCCCGAGAACCTCACCTGGCAGAAAGCCACGGACGACGAGAGCGCGCCCGAGTACATCGAGGTCGCCTTCGGGGCCGACGGCAACGTCTACCTGCGGACGAACACCGAGCCGGACAACGTCGTGGTCACCACGCGCGTCAAGTGGGACGCCTTCGTCCTGGGTGTGAAGGCGGGCGAGTTCGACCACTTCGTGGGGCTCTGAGCGGCGCCCGTTCCGGCGCGGCATTCGAACATTGCCCGGTGTGATCGACCGTGGTACACACGGTGACACCGGCAGGTCCCCAGGCGAAGCGCGCCCCCGTACGCACGTAATCCCCACGGGATCCGTCAAAGAAAGCCGCCAAGTCGACATCTGGTGGCGGTTTTGTCAGCGAAGATAGATGCTGGCCCGTACCGTATGGCGCGGGTACGCAACAACCCATAAGGGGCGGTGAGTTCATTCATGCACTTGGCGGCCGAAAAGGGCGACATCACCACCATCATTGGCGGAATCGCCCCGGACTGGGGCCCGTTCGGGACACTGGGCAACGAAGCGCGCGTCATGGTCGAGGTGGTCATGGCAGTAGCGATTCTGCTCTGCCTCGGCATCGCGATCTGGGGCGCGGCCAAACAGCGCATCGGCGCCACCGCGCTGCGCGACACGTTCAGCGCCGAACAGGGCAAGGGCCTCATCGTGGCCGGCCTGACCGGTGTCTTCATCATCGGGTCGCTCGGCACGCTCTTCACGATCGTGTACGGAATGGCCGTGTAGCCGGGGCGGCCGCGGCGGTACTCCGGGGCGGCCCGGCCGACCCCGTACAGGCCGATGAGTCGCCGGGCCGCACGGCGCACCGGCAGACCGAAGGGCCTTCCGGGTCGGCCACAACCGCCCCCGTAGCGTCACCGCCCCCTCCCACCACCCCGGCTCCCCTCGCCCACGCCCCCGCACGCCCCCGGCGCAGCGCACCACGGACCGCCTCCTTCCGTACGCCCCGCCGGCCGCCCGCACCACAGCCCCTGCTCATCTCCCCCACCACCGGCCACACCCCACCGCCGAGAGCACCCGCCGATGCCCGCTCATTCCGCCCCGAACCGTTCCGCTTTGCGCCACTCCGGCGCGCAACGGTCCGATTGGGCCGCGTACCGGGCGGGGACACAAGGGCTTGGCGGGGACCAAGCGGCGGCCGCGGCCCACGGGGTGGCCGCACATGCCGCAAAGTCCCCCATTCGCCTCTTCCGCCCGACACCTGAGGTTCCGTCACGGTGAGATCTACTCGTACCACTGCGCCCGAGCCGCTGCCCGCGCGGCTACGGTCATATACGGGCGGCAAAAGGACAGCAGTGACGGCCAGGTCGGTTGAGGGGGCACAGGCACGATGAGTCTCAGCGATGGCGGTGGATACGGCGGTGGCGAGCCGGGCGGCCCGGATACGGGCGGCCAGACCCGCACCAGACTCCCCGACGGCGGCGGCGACCCGTACGGGGGCGGCCGCCGCACCCGTACGGGCTCCTCCAGCCGGAACCTGATCACGATCGTCGGCGTGGTGGTCCTCCTGATCGCCGCCATCGCCTTCGCGAACCGGGGCGGGGACGGGCAGAGCGCGGGCGACGGCGGCGCGAAGGAGGCGGACGCCCGCTCCACCGCGCCGACCGGCACCAAGCCGGTGGAGGGCAAGAACGGCGGCATCGCGTCGGGCTTCGCGAAGACGGAGCAGGGGGCGCAGTCGGCGGCGGCGAATTACGCGGTGGCGCTCAACAGCGACGGCATGTACGCGAAGGACCGGCGGCGGACGATAGTCACCACGGTGTACGCGCCGGACGTGGCGGCAGCCCGCGAGAGCGCCCTCGACCAGGCGTACGGCAACCCGAAGTTCCTCGGCCGGATCGGGCTCAAGCCCGACGGCCGGGCTCCCGACGGCTCGACGTTCGTCTCCCGGGCCAACCCGGTCGGCACCAAGGTCGAGAAGTTCTCGGGCACCGCGGCCAAGGTCTCGGTCTGGTATTCGGCCCTCTTCGGGATCGCCGGGGCCGATTCCAAGAACCCGGTCGCGGAGGGCTGGTACACGAACACCTTCGACCTGAAGTGGATCGACGGGGACTGGAAGATCACCGACTTCACGCAGAAGGACGGCCCGGCTCCGGTCGGCCGGGACCAGACCGCGTCGTCGGCCGAGGAGATGTCCAAGGCTGTGCAAGGCTTCGGAGGGTTCACGTATGCCCGCTAACCATCGTCGTCGCGCTCTCTCCCTCGCCGCATTGGTGACGGGCGTCCAGACGGCTGTCCTCCTCCTGGCGTCCCGCGCCTTCGCGGAGCCGAGTCCCACCCCCACGCCCACCGCGACGCCTACGGGCAGCGGCAGCCCCTCGGCGAGCCCCTCGCCGAGCAACGACGCCTGCGACCTCATCCGCGGCCTCGCCAGGGATTACTGCCAAGAAGGCGACAAAGCCAACACCACCCCCAAATCCCCCGGCGGCCTCACCGACAACAACCCCCTCGACCCCCTCACCTCCCTCGCCAAGGGCTGTGCCGACGCCGCCGCCTGGATCGTCAACAAGCTGTCCGACGCCGTGAAGGCGACCTCGCAGGTCGACTTCACCAACGCGGCCTTCCTGAAGCAGTACGCCGTCGTCTTCGCCGCCTCGACCGTGCTGACGCTGGTGCTGTGGCTGCTGGCCGTCGCCAAGCGCGCCGTACGCGGCGTGCGGCTGACGGAGGCGATCAGCGAGGCGATCGGGTTCCTGTGGCTGACCGTACTCGCCTCCGCGTTCACGCCGCTGATCCTGTACACCGTGGTCTCCGCGACGGACGGCGTCACCGAGATCATCGCGAAGGGGACGGGCGCGCAGACCGACACCTTCTTCGGGGCGTTCGCGGGGGCGCTGAAGAAGGACACGGACATCGGCGGCGGTCCGATCATGCTGATCGTGGTCTCGCTGGTCTCGGTGCTGGCGGCCGGCGTGCTCTGGCTGGAGCTCGTGATCCGGGCAGCCCTGCTGTACGTGGGCGCGCTGCTCGGCACGGTCGTCTACGCGGGCCTGGTCGACAAGAACATGTGGGGACATGTCCGGCGCTGGGCGGGCATCATGATTGCCGTGATCATGGTGAAACCCGTCATCGTCATCGTCCTGGGCATCGCCGGCGCGCTCACCACCGGCGACGGCCCGAACGCCATCTCGGCCGTGGTCTCCGGCCTCGCGATCATCCTGCTGGCCATCTTCGCCAGCGCCGTGATCTACCGTTTCGTGCCCGGTTTCGGCGACGAGATGGTCTCGGCCCGTACGAACAAGAAGCAGGCCACCGAGGGCTCGCAGGCCGCCGCCGTGATCTCCTCGCCCGCCGCGCTGGTGTCCCAGGGCATCAAGACGCACAGTTCCCGCAGGTCCGGCGGGGGCGGCCAGGACCAGGGCGGCGGCGGCCAGGCCCGGCCCGCCGACGCGGTCTCCGGCGGCGTGTCCGCCCACGGCAGCCGCGGCGGCTCCGGTGGCCGCGTCCCGGCCCCCGCCTCGCCCGCCCCCCGCTCCCGTCCGTCCCCCGGTTCCGGTTCCGGCTCCACCGGCAACGCCCGCTCCGGCAAGTCTTCAGGAGGTGACGGGCGTTGACGACCCAGTCCCACCCGATCGCGCCCCGCCGCACGTACCTGATCGGCCGCGCCCGCCCGAACGCGATCGTCGGCAAGAACCGCGAGACCGGCGAGATCGCCCTGATCATCGCGGGCGCGTTCCTCGGCATGGTGTGCGGCCTGCTGGTGCCGGTGCTGTCGCTGCGGATCGCGACCCTGACCGGTTTCCCGCTGCTGGCGATCGCCGCGGTCTACTTCCCGTACCGCGGCCGTACGTTCTACAAGTGGTTCGAGATCAACCGCAGCTACCGCCGTACGGTCCGCCGGGGCACGACGTACCGCTCCGGCACCGCCGAGGCCGGGACCCGCCTGGACGGCCGCGAGGTGGAGATCGGCCCGCCGCCCGGCATCGGCCGTATCAACTGGCTGACCGCCCCGTTCGGCCCGGACGAGATCGCCGTGCTGCTGCACGCCGACCGCCGCACCGTCACGGCCGCCATCGAGATCGAGGGCCCGGGCGTCGGCCTGCGCGACAGCGAGGACCAGGAGGCCCTCGTCGAGCGGTTCGGCACGCTGCTCAAGCACGTCGCCAACGGGGACGGCTTCGTCACCCGCCTCCAGATGCTGGCCCGTACGCTCCCCGCCGACCCCGACGCGCACGCCAAGGACGTCGCCCAGCGCGGCAACCCCGACTCCCCCGCCTGGCTCCAGGAGTCGTACGACCAGCTCCAGTCCATGGTCTCCACCTCCTCCGAGCAGCACCGCGCCTACCTGGTCGCCTGCATGCACTACACCCGCGAACTGGCCGCCGAGGCGCACACCATGGCGCGCGCCGCGCACCTGCACAACGGCGGCCTGATCCGCAAGAAGCTGGACCGGGACGCGGGCCTGGCCGTCGTCATGGCGCGCGAACTGACCGACATCTGCGCGCGGCTGGCCGAGGCCGACATCCGCGTACGCCAGCCGCTCGGGCAGAGCCGGCTGTCGTCCCTGGTCCACTCCATGTACGACCCGGACCACCCCATCGACCACATCCAGGCGATGAGCCAGCGCAACGCCTGGCCGGCCGAGCTGGACGCGATGGAGCCGACGTACCTCCAGGCCAAGACCCGCGAGTCGGCCACCCGCGCGCCGTGGTGCCACGCCACGGCCTGGGTCAAGGAGTGGCCGCTTACCCCGGTCGGCGTCAACTTCCTGGCACCGTTGCTGGTGCACACTCCCGATGTCATCCGTACGGTGGCGGTCTGCATGGACCTGGAGCCCACCGAGATCGCGATCGAGCGGATGCTGACGGAGAAGACCAACGACGACGCGGAGGCCAGCCGGGCCGCCAAGATGAACCGGGTGGTCGACCCGCGCGACGTGGCCCACCACGGCCGCGTCGACCAGCGCGGCGAGGACCTGGCCTCGGGCGCCGCGGGCGTCAACCTGGTCGGCTACATCACCGTCTCCTCCCGCTCCCCGGAGGCGCTGGCCCGCGACAAGCGCACCATCCGCGCCTCGGCGGGCAAGAGTTACCTCAAACTGGAGTGGTGCGACCGGGAACACCACCGCGCCTTTGTGAACACGCTGCCGTTCGCGACCGGGATCCGCCGCTAAGCCGCTGGGAGGCGCGTACGTCATGGCCATGCTCGATCCGCTCGCAGCGCTCACCGAGGCGTTCACCAGCTTCCTGTTCGGGAAGGTGGAGACGACACGGCTTCCCGTACGGACCTCCACCGGCCAGGCCCAGGCCGTCTACCTGCCGACCGCCGCACCGGGCCTGGGCGACTCCGGCGTGATCATCGGCCGCGAGGTCTACAGCGGCAAGGGCTACATCTACGACCCCTTCCAGCTCTACGGCCAGCAGCTCCCGGCCCCGCACTGGCTCGTCCTCGGCGAGTCCGGCAACGGCAAGTCGGCGCTGGAGAAGACGTACGTCCTGCGC
Proteins encoded in this region:
- a CDS encoding metal-sensitive transcriptional regulator is translated as MTTTDADTDGTTAAAAACHTDGPKTALGTGPDAVTAHDLGIHGYAQQKDAHLKRLRRIEGQIRGLQRMLEEDVYCIDILTQVSASTKGLQSFGLQLLEEHLRHCVADAAVKGPEAIDEKVKEATKAIERMLRT
- a CDS encoding FAD-binding oxidoreductase translates to MKRRTILAAGGGLAAATAGFTTACSTETGHANAPGGAASGGVGLNTSSQAGRPPAAKASWDALRKSLDGKLIRAGEASYDAARRLYNTRYDNLKPAAVAYVRHPADIAECLSFARRYNAPVAIRNGGHSYAGWSSGNGKLIIDVSALNSVSAPSGGITRIGAGAKLIEVYEGLGKHNVTIPGGSCPSVGISGLTLGGGHGVASRAYGLTCDSLVGATVVTADGKTVECDAKRNSDLFWALRGAGNGNFGVVTELRFRTHVAPRSVMAYMTWPWAKATALLRSWQEWGPTQPDEIWSSLHLDAHPGGTPTVSVAAFSLGSYGDLQNAVDKLADRAGGPGPAKSVRLTPTSYLDAMESYAGCSTKSTEQCHLPGALPGRSATGKLARETYAARSDFYDRSLDAAGIRALLGQIEAASRKGVGGNASLTALGGAINRVRPTDTAFVHRRSRFLAQYLASWKAGGTGAAQSSWLDGIHGAMRRYASGAAYQNYTDAALTDWKKAYYGPAVGRLTELKRQYDPNGLFRTFPQAL
- a CDS encoding phosphatase PAP2 family protein yields the protein MAGLAMDGSNPDVDVLDGINSLAKDAPEWLNRATKFVGEYGLIAALAVLCLIAWWGARRRPDAPGAVAGLVWAPLAAGVALLANIPIRAVVERPRPFRVHAGLEVLIPGKTDFSFVSDHATLTMAVGVGLFIAHRVYGLIGIGLALLEGFCRVYMGVHYPTDVIGGFALGTAVALLLAPVAQAMLIPVATAVGRSPAWWLVRAGGPAPRAVAEPVTAVPPVAREERDEDLAA
- a CDS encoding bifunctional lytic transglycosylase/C40 family peptidase is translated as MRKYWVAGGVGVGLVLCFLALLVVGTYTAAAGLAGGAGRAVGLAKGAVPASYQPLVQKWGNLCPAINPALLAAQLYQESGWNPRAQSPAAAQGIAQFIPGTWASHGIDGNGDGRRDVWDPADAIPSAASYDCELAKYVKDVPGDPAHNMLAAYNAGAYRVIKAGGVPAISETQNYVKIITTLAKSFEAPVGRVPASRQAAAAITFAQEQLGKPYLWGGNGTPDQDGRFDCSGLTKAAYHSVDIELPRVANDQWNAGPHPKRDELLPGDLVFFAHDLNDPRSIHHVGIYVGGGYMINAPYTGAVIRFDKIDTPDYIGATRVTEDGAKALPRPNAA
- a CDS encoding ATP-binding protein → MCPSTEAACRPLTAGDFSLVFPPDPGWVRTARDAVRTAVRTAGRGGLADTALLLTSEVVTNAVNACRSGGCSEPVTLYGEWPGPGMLRVLVHDGAPGLPERRWCGHGATGGRGLYLVGACADDWGVCRHGPGGGKSVWFELGE
- a CDS encoding helix-turn-helix domain-containing protein → MAPRSQPTERQRRLGAELRKLRLAAGLSGDRAAALIDADRQRMSHIESGRVDVPRNGLYHLLRSYGCPEGPLFEALMAMAQDRGKGWWDAYRDVMDRRALDLAELEARSTAIRMHEPSVVPGMLQTADYARAMCVMAEGTDRNEAIDRYVDFRIARQHIIGPGTGTPYHAVIHEGALRTLIGSADIMRRQLRRLIEVARLPHVTIQVFPFTAGGFAAYSRLFSLFSGAAPELDTVRLEQPLGPVLLHDKQYVDKYSGIFTKLSELALPRVDPETKPESHEGRDSLTLIHHLVYTL
- a CDS encoding DUF397 domain-containing protein, whose amino-acid sequence is MSQLVWRKSSYSAHPQDDCVEVAANPNGPILYRESDRPGEIARARPHTWSAFLDCVKAGSYDSVNTH
- a CDS encoding DUF397 domain-containing protein; translation: MHRIARTWQKSSYSTHGNDDCVEVAASANGPVLYRESDRPGVVARVSAHTWAAFLRDVKAGSGRPERHVPVP
- a CDS encoding DUF397 domain-containing protein yields the protein MPTTPTPPENLTWQKATDDESAPEYIEVAFGADGNVYLRTNTEPDNVVVTTRVKWDAFVLGVKAGEFDHFVGL